Genomic DNA from Alicyclobacillus fastidiosus:
AACAGCAGCCGTGACGACCGACAAACTCGCAAACGCGTCCATCGACTCGTACAAGATTCAGATCAGGGCCATCATGGCGGATCACCTCGCCACGCACTCCGTGATCGGCCAGAAAATTGCGCCTGGCGCGATCGACGAAACGCACATCAGCGATGGAGCGATCACCAGAGCTCTTGTGCAAGACGGGGCGATTGCAACCAGTAAACTGGAGGACGGCTGTGTCGACTCGCAAAAACTAGCGTCCGGCGCCGTGCGAGGGTACCATTTGTCTACGCACAGCGTCACACAAGACGCCATCTCCCCTGAGTCCGTGTGTACACACCACCTGCAAGCTCAGGCTGTCACACTCGACAAACTGGCGGACGCATCGATCGATGGAAACAAGATTCAAGACGCGGCCATCGAGGCGGCTCACATCGCTGAGCACGCCGTCACCGGAGAAAAAATTGCGCCTGGTGCAATCGATGAGACGCACATCTCCTACGAAGCGGTCGGCACGGAGATGCTCCAAGATTTCTCCGTGACCACGGAGAAGATCGCGCCGCAGGCCATCACGCGCGACAAATTGAACTTCGCACCCGTACGAACGACAAGTCAGAATCAAGGCACGCTTCAACAGTTTGGCATCGTCCCGTTTGAGTTTGGCCCAACCGACGATTCAGTCGATGTCACCATCACGTTCGACGAGGCGTTTCCACACGCACAATTCGTCGTCATCGCAAACACAAACATCCCTGGCTGCTATGCGGTCGTCAAGGAGCAAAGCTGCACGAGTATCACGATTTGCATGATGCAGGTAGGGCCGATGCTTTTAAATTCTGGGGTTGTTCATTGGATTGCCATTGGCAGCGAGGCCGCGCAACAATCGGAAGATGTGCTTGAGGAAACGATCGAGATTGTTGGGGATATGCAATCGGCTGACGACTTGCAGGATATGCTACCCGCTGACGACTTGCAGGATATGCAACCGGCTGACGACTTGCAGTATGAATTCGACGATGAGTCAGACATCAGTGACCCGTACACACTGTAACAGCGGTGCCGGGATCATTCAGTTGGTTAGGAAAGGCGTGTGTCCATTCGGGCATGCGCCTTATTTTACGGTGCTCAATACCGGCACGAGCACAGGCGCGAGCAAGAAGGTCAGCCCCGCAGCCAAGACCATGGCTAAGCTCGCGCACGTCCCTTCCATCTCTCCCAGTTCAAACGCCCTCGACGTCCCGATCCCGTGCGCCCCCATGCCAAACAGTGCTCCCCGCGCGACAGATGAGCGAATTCGGAGGTAGCGAATCGCCAGAGGTCCGACGACGATCCCACATAGCCCTGTAATGATCACGAAGACAGCCGTCAGCGTCGGCACTCCACCGAGGGTCTGGGAAATATCCATCGCGATCGGCGTCGTAACCGAGCGGGGTGCAACACTGGTCGAGATGGTGTGGCCCAAACGCAACATCCGCGCGAGGACGATCGAGGACCCAGTCGCCACGCTCGCCCCGCTGAGTAAACTGACCAAGAATTCAACAATGTGCGCTTTCAGTACGTGATAATTTCGGTACAGCGGGATGGCGAGTGCCACCGTCGTAGGATTTAACAAGTCTGTGAGCCATTTCGCACTGCCCATATACGTAGCGTAACGGATGTGTGTCGCTAGTAGAAACGCCAACACCAGCACCAGACAGGTGATGACCGGCGTCAAGGCGACGAAACGGACCTTTTGGTAGAGTTTCTTGCAGGCATAATAAAAGACCACCGTAATGATGATTCCAAGCAAACTCAACATGAGGCGGTATTCCTCTTTTCGTCGTGCTGTTTCCTCCACCGGGTGATATGTTCGGCGACGAGCCCGGTCGACAACATCACGAGGGATGTGCTTGCCACGATGACGACGACAATTTGCAACCCTTGGTGAAACAACAGATGCCCGTAAGTCATGATTCCAGCTGCGGAGGGGACGAAGAACAAGAGCATTTCACGAATCAGCCAATCCCCACCAGCTTCGACCCAACGCAACTGAATGACACGGCACTTGAGCAGGATAAACAACAAAACAAGCCCCCAAATGCTGCCGGGGACTGGGACATGCGTCCAATGCGAGATCAGGGTCCCAATTTCACTCAGTCCGTACAAGGCGGCTATCTGAGCGATGATCTTGAGCAAGCGCATCGCATTCATCCTCACTACACCATCGTTTTGAATTCAGTCTACGATGTTCGAGTGGATATGTATAATATATAATTACAATATAATTAAGTCGTTTCACGAATCATTTCGCAGGGGGTCATCTGTTGGAGCTCCGGCATCTCGAATATTTTGTGGTCGTCGCAGACGAACTTCACTTTGGCCGCGCCGCTGCGCGTTTACAAATGACGCAACCGCCGCTCAGTCAACAAATTCAACAACTTGAGCGGGAACTCGGAGTCGTTCTCTTGAACCGCTCCAACCGACACGTGGAATTGACGAACGCGGGCAAAGTCTTTTTGAAAGAGGCTCGCGACGTGCTCACTAGGCTGGACCACGCAAAGCACGCAGCGCGTCGCGCCCAGCAGGGGATGCTCGGTCGCCTGGTATTGGGATTCGTCGGTTCAGCTACGTATGACATTCTCCCAAATGTCATTCGCTCATACCAGGAGCGATATCCGGATGTGGACATTTCGCTGCACGAGATGGCGACGCCTGCTCAAATTCCGGCATTGCGCAGAGGCGATATTGATGTGGGCGTATTGCGGACGCCGATCTCCGATGGCGAGTTGTCGGTCGCGGCTATCGAACGCCATGATTGCGTGGCCGTGGTGCCTAAGTCGCACCGATTCGCCGCGCGGTCGAGTGTGCGACTGGACGAATTGAACGGAGAGCGCTGGATATTGATCGCGAGATCGATATGGCCGGGACTGCACGACGAAGTCCTCTCCGCCTGCCTCGCTGTCGGATTCACGCCATCCATCCGCCAGGAAGTCATGGAAGTGCAAACCGCCGTGGGATTGGTCGCCGCCGGGCTCGGCGTGAGTATTGTGCCGAGTTCAACCCGAAACTTGCACACACATGACGTGGTGTATCTAAAGATCGAAGGAGTCGCGCCTCAAGTGGAGATGGCCATCGCCTGGCGAAGAAACGAAACCTCCGAAGTCGTCCAAGCATTTCTTCGAATGATGAAGTTAACGTAATCGGTCAGAATCGAAAGCGCGATCGAAGAAGGGCCTCGCCAGGGCCGAACGAGGCTACTTGTGCATCAAATTTTCGATCTTTTCTTCTGTGTCCGATCCGTGTGATTGAGACGCAGCGTTCTCTATCGTAGGATGATTTATACCAGTATAAACAACAATCTGTATTAGGATAATAGTTCGTGGCATCATGCTCGTGAAAGAGTGTAGACAATGGAGGAGTTCGCCGTGGAACGAGTCGTGATTACGGGGATGGGTGTAATCACCCCCCTCGGAAATGACGTAGATACATTTTGGAAGGCGCTGCTTTCTGGCAAGTCGGGCATATCTCAAATCGATAAATTCGATGCCGGCCGACATAAATCAAAAATCGGTGGGATAGTTCGCGACTTTCATCCAGAAACGCTGATTGGACGAGAAGTTCGCCGAATGGATAGGTTTTCTCAATTTGCTCTAGCTGCGGCGGTCCAGGCTATCGACGATGCCGGTCTGAACATGGACAGCGAAGATCTCGAGCGGATTGGCGTCTATATTGGAAGCGGGATCGGCGGCGTTCAAACGCTCTTGGAAAACCACGAGACATTGCTGAACCGCGGCCCTCATCGAGTGAGCCCAACCATGATTCCCATGATGATCCCCAATATGGCTGCGGCACAAGTCAGCATCCATTTTGGCATTCAGGGTCCTAGTCTCGCACCTGTAACGGCCTGTGCCACAGGCAACAACGCGATCGGCGAAGCGTATCGCCTATTGCAACTCGGCAAGGCCAATGTCGTCGTCGCAGGTGGCACGGAAGCGGTGCTCACAGAACTGACGTACTCTGGGTTCGGCAATTCGACCGCGCTGTCGACCCGCAACGACGAACCGGAGCGCGCCAGCCGCCCGTTCGACGTGGATCGAGATGGCTTCGTACCCTCGGAGGGCGCGGGCATTATCGTCTTAGAGACACTCTCCCACGCCACACGGCGGGACGCCCGCATTTACGCGGAAGTGATCGGATACGGGGCTTCCTCTGACGCGTATCACATGGTCGCTACCGATCCTGAGGGAAAAGGTGCGGCACTAGCTATGAAATCGGCGATTGAAGACGCACAAATCGCCCCCCACGACGTCGACTATATCAACGCGCACGCGACGAGCACGCAAGTTGGCGACCTCTCGGAAACGCGTGCCATTAAACGTCTGTTCGGCGATCACGCCTACCAACTAGCGATCAGCGCCAACAAGTCGATGCTTGGCCATACCTTGGGCGCTGCCGGTGGAGTTGAAGCGGTGGCACTCGCGAAAACGCTTCAGGAAAACGTCATGCCGCCGACGATCAATTTAGACAACCCGGACCCAGAATGTGACCTTGACTACGTACCGCATCAAGCTAGAAGTGCACAGCTTCAAATCGGTCTCTCCAATTCGTTCGGATTCGGGGGACATAACGCTGTATTGGTGTTTCGGAAGTTTTGATCGGTGACCCACGTCCTCGTGTGCCAAGCGTGCAAAAAACAGGCAAGCCCAGCATATGCGTGGGCTTGCCTGTTTTGAGAATACTGACTGCCGCCAGTCGGTAGGAATGTGTTCATATGTGGATAAAATTGTGGATGAACCTGTTGATAACACCATCTCACTGTGGATAACCCTGTTGACAACTAGCTCAAGCACCAGATGTCCACACTCGTTGAGGGATGGTGAACAAAGGTGCGTCACGCCCGTACGACGTTTGCCGTGTGTCCCTGGCTCACAGCTCGTCCCAGTTCAGATTGGCGGATTTCGTATAATTCGTCACCTTCTGCTCGAAGAAATCGGTTTTCATCGAGTTCATCGCTGCAAACTGATCGACCCATCGCATCGGGTGCTCGACGACTTCCGCGTAGAGGGGCTCCATGTTGAGCGACTTCAGTCGGACGTTGGCCAGATAGCGGATATACTGACTGATCAGTTCATCGGTTAAACCTGGGACATGTCCGCCCGTAACGTACTGCCCCCATGCGATTTCATGCTCCACCGCCTGCCGCATCATGTCTCGAAGTTCTTCGATCAACGATGGCGTCACAAGTTGTGGATTCTCGCGGGCGATCTCCTCAAAAATGTGCCGAAATAGCGCCAAATGCGTCAATTCGTCGCGTTGAATGTACTTGATTTCAGACACCGTACCAAGCATTTTGCCCTGCCTGCCAAGCGCAAAGAAAAAGCTAAATCCAGAGTAGAAATACACACCCTCGAGGATGAAGTTGGCCATCACCGTCCGAACTAGGTTCTCGTCGCTCGGATCCTGAATGAACTGTTCGTACCGATCGGTAATAAACTGATTCCGCTTCAGCAAATGCTCGTCGTTGCGCCACTCATTGTAGATGGTGTCGCGCGTCTTCGCACTGACCACGGAGTCGAGAATATACCCGTAGGATTGAGAGTGAACCGCTTCTTGAAACGCGTGTACGGTTAAACACAAGTTCACTTCCGGGGCCGTGATGTACTCATTTATATTCGGCAGGTTGTGCGTCTGGATGCTGTCGAGAAAGATGAGAAACGAAATAATCTTGTTGAAGCTGCGCTGTTCCTCTTCCGTTAGCGTCGGATATTGACGCGCATCATCCCCGAGCGCAATCTCCTCGGGAATCCAAAAGTTGCTCATCATCGCCCGATACATGCGGTATGCCCACTCGTACTTCACGTTGTTCAACTCGAGTAGATTGGTACTATTGCCGCCAATCATTCGCCGGTTTCCCCAGTCCCGATCGCCAACTTCGTTAAATAGTTTCGTCCGCTGCAACTGCATCAATCATTGCCTCCACACCAGAATTTGTTTTCGAGTAGCGACAAGTCACTTACGACGAACACGCTACACAGTCCTCAACTTCGACCGATTGGTTTCGCACGTAGTACACGGTCTTTAAGCCGCTCTTCCAAGCCTCGACGTACAGGTTGAGAAAGTCGCGAACATGAATGTCTGGCGTGATGTATAAGTTAAACGACTGCGACTGGTCGATATGCCGCTGGCGAATTGCACATGCGCGTATGCTCCACTGCTGGTCGATCGTGTGCGCCTCTTTGTAGAACCAGAATGTCTGCGGGGTTAGGTTCGGTGGCGTCTGTGGGACCACCCCGTTCTTCTTCTCTTCGAGAAAGAACCTGGAGAACACTGGATCGATGCCTGCAGTACTACCCGCGATGAGGCTCGTACTACTCGTGGGAGCCACGGCGAACAGATACGCATTCCGCAAGCCATGTGTCGCAACTTCGCCTCGCAACCAATCCCAATCCGGCCCGCCCTCGCGACTGCGATATCCACGGCGGTCGAAATAGGCACCCGTTTGCCAATCTGACCCCTCAAACAGCACATAGTGCCCCTTTTCCTTCGCGAGTTCCATCGACGCCTTAATGGCGAAGAAATTGATCCATTCAAACAGTTCGTCCACATGCTCCAGATGTTCCTCGGACTCCCACATGATGCCTCGTTGGGCCAGGTATTGATGATAGCCGCTGATGCCTAATCCAATCGCACGATATTTGCGATTGGTTACCTCTGCTTGCTTGACGGGGTAATAGTTCAAATCGATGACGTTGTCCATCGCGCGGACCTGCGTGCTGACAATGCGCTCCAGCGACTCGCGGCTCCCGCCTCGACCGAGATTTAGGGAAGATAGATTGCATACGACGAAATCGCCTGCCTCATAGCGCACGACGACATTGCCGTCATCCAAAGATTCCTCCAGCGGACGCATCGGTTTCATATTCTGCATAATCTCCGTACACAAGTTGCTGCAGTAAATCATCCCAGCGTGTTGGTTGGGATTCAGTCGATTCGCAGTATCCCGGAAGAATAAAAACGGCGTTCCCGTTTCAAATGCGGACTGCATGATTCGCTTCATGACGTCGATCGCAGGAACCTCCACCCGATCCAGGTCTGTGCAATCGATACAGGCCTGATACCGCCGTTCAAACTCCTCACCCCAAGCGTCTTCCAGTCGGAATCCCATCACCTGCTCCACCTCGTACGGGCAAAACAGATACCACGTCTCGCGGCGCTCCAGTCGCCGCATAAATTCATCTGGGATACAGACGCCTGGGAAGATGTCATGAGCCTTCATCCGCTCGTCGCCGTTGTTGGTGCGCAACTGCAAGAAATCGTGGATGTCCTTGTGCCACACGTCCAGATAAATGGCCACAGCCCCGTTCCGGACCCCAAGTTGATTACAGCTCACCGCCGTATTGTTGTAGTTTTTCACCCACGGGATGACGCCCCCACTGGCACCTTGATGGTTTCGAATGGCGGATCCCCTGGCTCTCACCTTCCCCACGTAAATGCCCATGCCGCCGCCAAACTTGGAGACCCTGGCAAACGCCTTGTCGGTTTCGTAGATGCTGATGAGATCATCCTCCGGCATGTCGATAAAGCAGGAACTGAGTTGATGAAACGGTTTGCGGGCGTTGCTGAGTGTCGGGGTTGCCACGGTCGCCTCGAGCCTTGACAACACATCGTAGAACTGCTTTGCGCGCTCCAACTTGTCCACTTCGCGCATGGCCAGATGCATCGCAACCCCCATAAACAACTCCTGTGGCAACTCTAAAAGCTCACCTCGATGGCCCTTTAGCACGTAGCGGTCGATCAGCTGTTTCAGTCCCACATAGTTCAAGAGCAAGTCGCGTTCTGGTCGTATGTACTGAGCGAGTTCGTCGATCTCGCCCTTCGTATAGTGCTCGCGAATGTATGGCCCGTATCGCCCCAACTCCTCAAGTTGGACGATCAGCGCGTAAAAATCTCCGTAGCCCGAAAGCTCATGGCCGCGATTGCGGGCCGCCTCCTTATAACAATCGTGCAGAAGTAGCCGCGCCGCAGCGTATTGCCAGTTAGGTTCCTCGACAGTGGTCTTCTCCACGGCGAGTTGAATGAGGGATCTCAACACGTCCTTCGTCGACAACCCGTCCCTCATCTGCGCCAGCAAAGCCGTTTCCAAGCTGCTCGGATCGCAACCCGCCAGTCCTTCGCAAGCCCGTTTCACGATCCGCCGAATCTTCTGTTGATCAAAGGCCGCGGACGTCCCGTCTCGCTTCTCGATCATCGTCGTCTGACGACCCGAACCCCCCTGTGTCTCAACCACTCGTATGGTCAACAGCCATTCCTCCCAATCCTTCCACTCATAACAAAAAACACCCCATCCCCTCGAGGGAACGGAGTGCCAAAGTCACGAATTACCAGGTGGAATGCTCAATCACACCAATGGGACATATACCTAAAACGTCCGGTCGTTTCCATAGCCCTCCCCAATCCCTCGTGGGGGTGTTGCAAGGACAAACCGGGCAGGTCTCCGGACTTGGATTCATTTGCAGAAACTAGCCTTCCCCGAATCATCGAGTGGCCGGTGGCAAGCCACCAACAGTTTGTGCATCTTTCCTTACCGTGGCGAGGACCGCTCCAGAATTTCACTGGATTCCCTTTTCACCCACAGAGGTGGGCACCTGGTTTGCAGATCAAGTTGTAGCGTGAGTATAACACCATATATTGTGTCTATCAATTGTTTTTTGATAACGAAGCACTATATCCGAACTACGCAGGCTCCTTCGGAAGCCCGAGCTAGCAGCAGTCACAGCGGTTTCTACCACGCCGTCCGGCTTATTGATGAGTCGGGTCCACCCAAATGTGTGCGAGCGGATCTTCCTCTAAATTTCGATTGATATAGTAGCCATGTACCCACGGCTGGATGGCATAAATGTACTTGCCGTAGTACAGTGGCACAATCGTCGCGTCCTGCATGACCTGTATCGTCACCTGTTTGTACAGATTTGCCCGATCCTCTTGATTGGTATCCGTCTGTGCCTGATTGAGCCAACGGTCGACATCTGCATTCGAATACATGGTCGAGTTGTTCGCCGGCTGTTCCGACGAATTGAGCAGCGTGTAGAGGAAGTCGGACGCATCCGGGTAAGTCTGATTCCAGTCGATTAAAAACGATGGTTGATTTCCCTTCGCGTTCAACGTCAGAAACGTCCCCCAACTGGTCGATTCCGGGGAAATGTCGATGCCGACCGCCTTTAGGTCACTCTGAATCTGATTGATAATCTTCAATGTCGAAGAATCGTTACTACTGTAAAACTTCGCTTTGATCGGCAGCGATAGTCCGGACTCTTTTAACAGTTCCTTCGCCTTTTGTGGATTGTACGTGTAATTTACGGCACTAGGAAGGTCTTCGACATGGCCGAATACGCCTGGTGGCGTCGGTTGATTTGCCACGGAATCCTGATTGTCTAACAGTTTGACAAGCAGTGGTTTGTCGATGGCGTACTCTACGGCCTGGCGCACCTTCACGTTGGTAAACGGCGGCTGTTGCACATTCAGACCCATGTACCAAATGGTTCCGGCCGACGAAGTGAGTACGTCCTGTTTGAGGCTAGGATTCGAAACGAACTGTTGATACGCGGATGAGGGGATCCCCCGCGTGTTGAAGCCCAAGAACGCGGTCTCTCCTCGTTCAAATCGCATCGCGTCCAATTCCGTGTTGTTATTGTACGTAAACGTGATTTGATTCAAGTAGGGGAGTTGGTTTCCGTGC
This window encodes:
- a CDS encoding LrgB family protein; translated protein: MLSLLGIIITVVFYYACKKLYQKVRFVALTPVITCLVLVLAFLLATHIRYATYMGSAKWLTDLLNPTTVALAIPLYRNYHVLKAHIVEFLVSLLSGASVATGSSIVLARMLRLGHTISTSVAPRSVTTPIAMDISQTLGGVPTLTAVFVIITGLCGIVVGPLAIRYLRIRSSVARGALFGMGAHGIGTSRAFELGEMEGTCASLAMVLAAGLTFLLAPVLVPVLSTVK
- a CDS encoding CidA/LrgA family protein; translation: MNAMRLLKIIAQIAALYGLSEIGTLISHWTHVPVPGSIWGLVLLFILLKCRVIQLRWVEAGGDWLIREMLLFFVPSAAGIMTYGHLLFHQGLQIVVVIVASTSLVMLSTGLVAEHITRWRKQHDEKRNTASC
- a CDS encoding LysR family transcriptional regulator — protein: MELRHLEYFVVVADELHFGRAAARLQMTQPPLSQQIQQLERELGVVLLNRSNRHVELTNAGKVFLKEARDVLTRLDHAKHAARRAQQGMLGRLVLGFVGSATYDILPNVIRSYQERYPDVDISLHEMATPAQIPALRRGDIDVGVLRTPISDGELSVAAIERHDCVAVVPKSHRFAARSSVRLDELNGERWILIARSIWPGLHDEVLSACLAVGFTPSIRQEVMEVQTAVGLVAAGLGVSIVPSSTRNLHTHDVVYLKIEGVAPQVEMAIAWRRNETSEVVQAFLRMMKLT
- the fabF gene encoding beta-ketoacyl-ACP synthase II, coding for MERVVITGMGVITPLGNDVDTFWKALLSGKSGISQIDKFDAGRHKSKIGGIVRDFHPETLIGREVRRMDRFSQFALAAAVQAIDDAGLNMDSEDLERIGVYIGSGIGGVQTLLENHETLLNRGPHRVSPTMIPMMIPNMAAAQVSIHFGIQGPSLAPVTACATGNNAIGEAYRLLQLGKANVVVAGGTEAVLTELTYSGFGNSTALSTRNDEPERASRPFDVDRDGFVPSEGAGIIVLETLSHATRRDARIYAEVIGYGASSDAYHMVATDPEGKGAALAMKSAIEDAQIAPHDVDYINAHATSTQVGDLSETRAIKRLFGDHAYQLAISANKSMLGHTLGAAGGVEAVALAKTLQENVMPPTINLDNPDPECDLDYVPHQARSAQLQIGLSNSFGFGGHNAVLVFRKF
- a CDS encoding ribonucleotide-diphosphate reductase subunit beta translates to MQLQRTKLFNEVGDRDWGNRRMIGGNSTNLLELNNVKYEWAYRMYRAMMSNFWIPEEIALGDDARQYPTLTEEEQRSFNKIISFLIFLDSIQTHNLPNINEYITAPEVNLCLTVHAFQEAVHSQSYGYILDSVVSAKTRDTIYNEWRNDEHLLKRNQFITDRYEQFIQDPSDENLVRTVMANFILEGVYFYSGFSFFFALGRQGKMLGTVSEIKYIQRDELTHLALFRHIFEEIARENPQLVTPSLIEELRDMMRQAVEHEIAWGQYVTGGHVPGLTDELISQYIRYLANVRLKSLNMEPLYAEVVEHPMRWVDQFAAMNSMKTDFFEQKVTNYTKSANLNWDEL
- a CDS encoding ribonucleoside-diphosphate reductase subunit alpha codes for the protein MIEKRDGTSAAFDQQKIRRIVKRACEGLAGCDPSSLETALLAQMRDGLSTKDVLRSLIQLAVEKTTVEEPNWQYAAARLLLHDCYKEAARNRGHELSGYGDFYALIVQLEELGRYGPYIREHYTKGEIDELAQYIRPERDLLLNYVGLKQLIDRYVLKGHRGELLELPQELFMGVAMHLAMREVDKLERAKQFYDVLSRLEATVATPTLSNARKPFHQLSSCFIDMPEDDLISIYETDKAFARVSKFGGGMGIYVGKVRARGSAIRNHQGASGGVIPWVKNYNNTAVSCNQLGVRNGAVAIYLDVWHKDIHDFLQLRTNNGDERMKAHDIFPGVCIPDEFMRRLERRETWYLFCPYEVEQVMGFRLEDAWGEEFERRYQACIDCTDLDRVEVPAIDVMKRIMQSAFETGTPFLFFRDTANRLNPNQHAGMIYCSNLCTEIMQNMKPMRPLEESLDDGNVVVRYEAGDFVVCNLSSLNLGRGGSRESLERIVSTQVRAMDNVIDLNYYPVKQAEVTNRKYRAIGLGISGYHQYLAQRGIMWESEEHLEHVDELFEWINFFAIKASMELAKEKGHYVLFEGSDWQTGAYFDRRGYRSREGGPDWDWLRGEVATHGLRNAYLFAVAPTSSTSLIAGSTAGIDPVFSRFFLEEKKNGVVPQTPPNLTPQTFWFYKEAHTIDQQWSIRACAIRQRHIDQSQSFNLYITPDIHVRDFLNLYVEAWKSGLKTVYYVRNQSVEVEDCVACSS
- a CDS encoding ABC transporter substrate-binding protein, producing MVNWRRQSCALVTTVGMIAFLLSGCGTSTSNASGQTTDTKSQTNQQSDPVRGGDLQLDMSQDIHSIDPAVAEDVLSDEFVQSMYDQLVTYKGTTNDLVGDAAQTWDVSADGKTYTFHLRKGIHFWNGDPLTADSYIAEFERMLNKKIASPGESLIDPIIQGSTAYHDGKSTTISGVTAPNPYTLKIVLTKPEPFFLNILAMHFFVGIDPAWIQQVGDAAFGLNKPMGTGAFELKSNNNNVAVLTRNPHYFQKDEHGNQLPYLNQITFTYNNNTELDAMRFERGETAFLGFNTRGIPSSAYQQFVSNPSLKQDVLTSSAGTIWYMGLNVQQPPFTNVKVRQAVEYAIDKPLLVKLLDNQDSVANQPTPPGVFGHVEDLPSAVNYTYNPQKAKELLKESGLSLPIKAKFYSSNDSSTLKIINQIQSDLKAVGIDISPESTSWGTFLTLNAKGNQPSFLIDWNQTYPDASDFLYTLLNSSEQPANNSTMYSNADVDRWLNQAQTDTNQEDRANLYKQVTIQVMQDATIVPLYYGKYIYAIQPWVHGYYINRNLEEDPLAHIWVDPTHQ